In the genome of Myxococcus stipitatus, one region contains:
- a CDS encoding FecR domain-containing protein gives MAEPRSTRRQTPFYVGLVLILAALPLGWFLFLHHPPPPPPPPAPPVAPVSPPEEEKALELELTEVTGTVEVKEGDGSWRKASVGMSLRRDDKVRTDDGSYAVLIGGEVVEFRMDPGTEVSVEDLKPTLSSVRLANGMATAIVRSGKRHTFEVKAAKSDAVAKLQEAGAFTMTSNGEGTVAVGTREGEVTLVGQGKVVIVRAGQQSVIRPGQAPSEPSPVPTSLLLKVDWPAERTRRDKDLIVRGQTSPGSRVQVNDVRVTADADGRFERKVKLKEGSNTIDVRAVGVSRVEQRDKAELIVDTRPPSLKTDPDIWNQASDGAH, from the coding sequence ATGGCCGAGCCCCGCTCCACCCGGCGCCAGACGCCCTTCTACGTCGGCCTCGTGCTGATTCTCGCGGCCTTGCCGCTGGGCTGGTTCCTCTTCCTCCACCATCCACCTCCGCCGCCTCCACCTCCCGCGCCGCCCGTGGCGCCGGTGAGTCCTCCGGAGGAGGAGAAGGCCCTGGAGCTGGAGCTCACCGAGGTGACGGGCACCGTCGAGGTGAAGGAAGGCGACGGCTCCTGGCGCAAGGCCTCTGTCGGCATGTCGCTGCGGCGCGATGACAAGGTGCGCACGGACGACGGCTCGTACGCGGTGCTCATCGGCGGCGAAGTGGTGGAGTTCCGCATGGACCCGGGCACCGAGGTGTCCGTCGAGGACCTGAAGCCGACCCTCTCGAGCGTGCGGCTCGCCAACGGTATGGCCACCGCCATCGTTCGCTCCGGCAAGCGCCACACCTTCGAGGTGAAGGCCGCGAAGAGCGACGCGGTGGCGAAGCTGCAAGAAGCCGGTGCCTTCACCATGACGAGCAACGGCGAGGGCACCGTCGCCGTCGGCACGCGCGAGGGCGAGGTGACGTTGGTGGGGCAGGGCAAGGTCGTCATCGTCCGCGCCGGCCAGCAGTCCGTGATTCGCCCGGGCCAGGCCCCGTCGGAGCCATCCCCGGTCCCCACCAGCCTGCTGCTCAAGGTGGACTGGCCCGCGGAGCGCACCCGCCGCGACAAGGACCTGATTGTTCGCGGGCAGACATCTCCCGGAAGTCGCGTGCAGGTGAACGATGTGCGTGTCACTGCAGACGCGGACGGGCGCTTCGAGCGCAAGGTGAAGCTCAAGGAAGGCTCCAACACCATCGATGTCCGGGCGGTGGGCGTCAGCCGCGTCGAGCAACGCGACAAGGCGGAGCTCATCGTCGACACGCGGCCCCCCTCGCTGAAGACGGACCCGGACATCTGGAATCAGGCCAGCGACGGCGCGCATTGA
- a CDS encoding sensor histidine kinase encodes MRLYQQLVLFMLAATVLPLAAVGFLLLSSAEAELAARIDAEQRTQAAATAEAVGASLMEVVDALARSAELINWQDATEAETVGGLRLLYGQSPAVSAVLKLDSQGQLVGSPVFRAQGAEGHPGFQADGVERMLSSVPVQPLRAGGKGQAALGTAYVLGESGRAAVTVAVKLAEGEDAPFALAEIVFAPLEAALRRRPPGAMGRVDLVDEDRRILASSEPERRMTTLAPELVAHLLAPVATEPDAVRSFRVEGPPRRVSVARVTRGLRFDVVVEVDEASALAPVRAMRRTVLASIGAAFVVLLGFGALFTRRLNQRLSEVVQGAEAYGRGELDRRVAVRGQDELSELATTFNRMGEELEAARARMLSWNDELRVRVDEATQELRSAQAQLLEAQKLAAVGQLGAGVAHEINNPLAGILGNVQLLMLDRGPADPDLTTLRKIEQSAKRCKEITQNLLRFSQQRERADLRPVDLNAVVRDALSLTEHQVLSDGVTLVTQLAPGLGRVRADPGHLSQVVLALLSNARTAMLKSPTRRLTLRTGQRDGNTFLEVEDTGKGISPDIRPRIFEPFFTTKDVWSNVGLGLSVSWRVVTEAGGTLTVRSEVGQGACFTVELPRA; translated from the coding sequence GTGAGGCTCTACCAGCAACTGGTCCTGTTCATGCTCGCGGCGACGGTGCTGCCGCTCGCCGCGGTCGGCTTCCTGCTCCTGTCGAGCGCGGAGGCGGAGCTCGCCGCGCGCATCGACGCCGAGCAACGCACCCAGGCCGCCGCCACCGCGGAGGCCGTGGGCGCCTCGCTGATGGAAGTCGTCGACGCGCTGGCGCGCTCCGCGGAGCTCATCAACTGGCAGGACGCCACGGAGGCGGAGACGGTGGGAGGGCTGCGCCTGCTGTACGGCCAGTCCCCGGCCGTCAGCGCGGTGTTGAAGCTGGACTCGCAGGGCCAGCTCGTGGGCTCCCCCGTGTTCCGTGCGCAGGGCGCGGAGGGCCATCCGGGCTTCCAGGCGGATGGGGTGGAGCGGATGTTGAGCTCGGTGCCCGTGCAGCCGCTTCGCGCGGGCGGCAAGGGCCAGGCGGCGCTGGGCACCGCGTATGTCCTGGGAGAGAGCGGCCGCGCGGCGGTGACGGTGGCCGTGAAGCTGGCGGAAGGGGAGGACGCGCCCTTCGCCCTGGCCGAAATCGTCTTCGCGCCGCTCGAGGCCGCTTTGCGCCGCCGCCCGCCCGGGGCGATGGGGCGGGTGGACCTGGTGGACGAGGACCGGCGCATCCTCGCGAGCTCGGAGCCGGAGCGGCGGATGACGACGCTGGCCCCGGAATTGGTCGCGCACCTCCTGGCCCCGGTCGCCACCGAGCCGGACGCCGTGCGCAGCTTCCGCGTGGAGGGGCCTCCCCGGCGGGTGAGCGTGGCCCGCGTCACGCGCGGGCTTCGCTTCGACGTGGTGGTGGAGGTGGACGAGGCCTCGGCCCTGGCGCCGGTGCGGGCCATGCGGCGGACGGTGCTCGCCTCCATCGGCGCGGCCTTCGTGGTGCTGCTGGGCTTTGGTGCGCTCTTCACCCGGCGCTTGAACCAGCGGCTGTCGGAGGTCGTCCAGGGCGCGGAGGCGTATGGGCGCGGAGAGTTGGACCGGCGCGTCGCGGTGCGCGGACAGGACGAGCTGAGCGAGCTGGCCACCACCTTCAACCGCATGGGCGAGGAGCTGGAGGCGGCTCGCGCGCGGATGCTGAGCTGGAACGACGAGCTGCGTGTACGCGTGGACGAGGCCACCCAGGAGCTGCGCAGCGCCCAGGCCCAGCTGCTCGAGGCGCAGAAGCTCGCGGCGGTGGGACAGCTCGGCGCGGGGGTGGCGCACGAAATCAACAACCCGCTGGCCGGCATCCTCGGCAACGTGCAGCTGCTCATGCTGGACCGCGGCCCGGCGGACCCGGACCTGACGACGCTGCGCAAAATCGAGCAGAGCGCCAAGCGCTGCAAGGAGATCACCCAGAACCTCCTGCGCTTCTCCCAGCAGCGCGAGCGCGCGGACCTGCGCCCGGTGGACCTCAACGCCGTGGTGCGTGACGCGCTCAGCCTCACCGAGCATCAGGTCCTCAGTGACGGAGTGACTCTTGTCACTCAGTTGGCGCCGGGCCTCGGCCGAGTTCGCGCGGACCCGGGGCACCTGTCGCAGGTCGTGCTGGCCCTGTTGTCGAATGCGCGCACGGCGATGCTGAAGTCACCCACCCGGCGGCTCACGCTGCGCACGGGGCAGCGCGACGGGAACACCTTCCTGGAGGTTGAGGACACGGGGAAGGGCATCTCTCCCGACATCCGCCCCCGCATCTTCGAGCCCTTCTTCACGACGAAGGACGTGTGGTCCAACGTGGGGTTGGGGTTGAGCGTGTCCTGGCGAGTCGTGACGGAGGCGGGAGGGACGCTGACGGTCCGCTCGGAGGTGGGGCAGGGGGCCTGCTTCACCGTGGAGTTGCCGAGGGCCTGA
- a CDS encoding response regulator, translating to MSELRHTLLFVDDEADVLDILSRMFQRRYRVLTALSGQAALEVLRREQVDVLVTDQRMPEMTGIELAATARAEGFDVTTLLLTGFTDPDDLIAAINQGQVYRYITKPWDVNDLLITVKNAVEYTQLRRDKERLIRQLHQRVEALFVLYEVSRASANDPASYDNIIDRVLIAVARVLPYDCGAALIAPDESRSATLRLRCHGTVGEQALLGVKESMLGAYRKSSGLLLPEDRVITRVAGTTTQDAAAPAVYPSQLTVNLVAGGRPVGMLSLFSQRADAFTEDDGVLLDVLANQTADAIQSLRSAEEEARHRMERMVESMADGVVLTDEKNDIVVMNPAARRLLRAGDDPADHTSRMMEERLGFQPFHLVRGWEYSGTQVLREEVKLFDRHVQTTTTPVSDARGTLRGVCVVLRDITDQKRLEERKDEFVSMVSHELRTPLTSISGALDLVLNFMAGDINERQRRYLSLARDSTEKLNTIVDDLLDLSKFAKGRLRMNFEVAYLDELVQRVVEKYGPAFGEKRVLVTSKLPRHPLRCLADPNRLNQVLNNLLNNAVKFTPEGGEVRVELHATSSLPGYVVLSCWNSGDPIAEDSLERIFDRFEQARTKANRTVRGTGLGLAICRNIVESHGGRIWCEPCADGVRFMAVLPTEPPPELRQTDDSAEAPGPRRRESRGRVLVIEGEPEVGYIAKALMSARGYEVRLAFNAEEGLASARKHHPDMVLVSVRLPDVDGLRLAEILRHDPETRRAPLLLTSAFDERQRAFRAGADAFLVRPLTPDKLLATVDSLVRGRSGPAHGRVLVVDDDQKIAVICREVLENIGFDVMVAGSLDEGRRSLRERRPDVILLDVTLPDGDGFLFLEEIKAERASGHISVIFISARAETSSKVRALKLGGDDYLTKPFDALELGARVESVLRRKEQELSASPTTQLPGSTAIEREVQRRLVARRPFAFCYLDLDNLKAYNDYYGFAKADGVVRQTGDLMREIFAQEGVPGDFLGHVAGDDFVFIAAPESVDRVCQTAIETFDRIIPLYYDRQDRERGHIEAEDRFGERRRFPIMSVSIVAVMTDGTQDHAELARRAADMKKRAKAIQGSVYLRSDREQVVRSVAG from the coding sequence TTGTCCGAGCTCCGCCACACGCTGCTCTTCGTCGACGATGAGGCCGACGTCCTGGACATCCTGTCGCGGATGTTTCAGCGCCGGTATCGCGTCCTCACGGCCCTGAGTGGTCAGGCCGCATTGGAAGTCCTCCGTCGCGAGCAGGTGGACGTGCTCGTCACGGACCAGCGGATGCCGGAGATGACGGGCATCGAGCTGGCGGCGACCGCACGCGCCGAGGGCTTCGATGTCACCACGCTGTTGTTGACGGGGTTCACGGACCCCGACGACCTCATCGCGGCCATCAACCAGGGACAGGTGTATCGCTACATCACCAAGCCCTGGGACGTGAACGACCTGCTCATCACCGTGAAGAACGCGGTGGAGTACACGCAGCTGCGGCGGGACAAGGAGCGGCTCATCCGCCAGCTCCACCAGCGTGTGGAGGCGCTGTTCGTGCTGTACGAGGTGAGCCGGGCCAGCGCGAATGACCCGGCCAGCTACGACAACATCATCGACCGCGTGCTCATCGCCGTGGCGCGGGTGCTGCCGTACGACTGTGGCGCGGCGCTCATCGCACCGGATGAGTCCCGCAGCGCGACGCTGCGGCTGCGCTGCCATGGCACCGTGGGCGAGCAGGCGCTGTTGGGCGTGAAGGAGTCGATGCTCGGCGCGTACCGCAAGAGCAGCGGCCTGCTGTTGCCCGAGGACCGGGTCATCACCCGCGTGGCGGGGACGACGACGCAGGACGCGGCGGCGCCCGCGGTGTACCCCAGCCAGCTCACGGTGAACCTGGTGGCCGGAGGCCGCCCGGTGGGCATGTTGTCGCTCTTCAGCCAGCGCGCGGACGCGTTCACCGAGGACGACGGCGTGCTCCTGGATGTGCTCGCCAACCAGACGGCGGACGCCATCCAGTCCCTGCGCTCGGCGGAGGAGGAGGCCCGCCACCGCATGGAGCGGATGGTGGAGTCCATGGCCGACGGCGTGGTGCTCACCGACGAGAAGAACGACATCGTCGTGATGAACCCCGCGGCGCGGCGGCTGTTGCGCGCGGGCGACGACCCGGCCGACCACACCAGCCGGATGATGGAGGAGCGGCTGGGCTTCCAGCCCTTCCACCTGGTGCGCGGCTGGGAGTACAGCGGCACGCAGGTGCTGCGCGAGGAGGTGAAGCTCTTCGACCGCCACGTGCAGACGACCACCACGCCCGTGAGCGACGCGCGCGGGACGCTGCGAGGCGTGTGCGTGGTGCTGCGCGACATCACCGACCAGAAGCGCCTGGAGGAGCGCAAGGACGAGTTCGTCTCCATGGTGAGCCACGAGCTGCGCACGCCGCTCACGTCCATCTCCGGCGCGCTGGACCTGGTGCTCAACTTCATGGCGGGCGACATCAACGAGCGGCAGCGCCGCTACCTGTCGCTCGCGCGGGATTCGACGGAGAAGCTCAACACCATCGTCGATGACCTGTTGGACCTGTCGAAGTTCGCCAAGGGCCGCCTGCGGATGAACTTCGAGGTGGCCTACCTGGACGAGCTCGTCCAGCGCGTGGTGGAGAAGTACGGCCCGGCCTTCGGCGAGAAGCGCGTGCTGGTGACGTCCAAGCTGCCGCGCCACCCGCTGCGGTGCCTGGCGGACCCGAACCGGCTGAACCAGGTCCTCAACAACCTGCTCAACAACGCGGTGAAGTTCACCCCGGAGGGCGGCGAGGTGCGCGTGGAGCTGCACGCCACGTCCAGCCTCCCCGGCTACGTGGTGCTCTCCTGCTGGAACAGCGGAGACCCCATCGCCGAGGACAGCCTGGAGCGCATCTTCGACCGCTTCGAGCAGGCGCGCACCAAGGCGAACCGCACCGTGCGCGGCACCGGCCTGGGCCTGGCCATCTGCCGCAACATCGTGGAGTCCCACGGCGGCCGCATCTGGTGCGAGCCGTGCGCGGACGGCGTGCGCTTCATGGCGGTGCTCCCCACGGAGCCGCCGCCGGAGCTGCGGCAGACGGACGACTCGGCGGAAGCACCAGGTCCTCGCCGCCGCGAGAGCCGGGGGCGGGTGCTGGTCATCGAGGGCGAGCCGGAGGTGGGCTACATCGCCAAGGCGCTGATGTCCGCGCGCGGCTACGAGGTGCGGCTGGCCTTCAACGCCGAGGAGGGCCTGGCGAGCGCCCGCAAGCACCACCCGGACATGGTGCTGGTGTCCGTGCGGTTGCCGGACGTGGACGGGTTGCGTCTGGCGGAGATTCTCCGGCACGACCCGGAGACGCGCCGCGCGCCGCTGCTGCTGACGTCCGCTTTCGACGAGCGTCAGCGCGCCTTCCGCGCCGGCGCGGATGCGTTCCTGGTGCGGCCGCTGACGCCGGACAAGCTCCTGGCGACGGTGGACTCGCTGGTGCGGGGCCGCTCCGGTCCAGCCCATGGCCGCGTGCTGGTGGTGGACGACGACCAGAAGATCGCCGTCATCTGCCGCGAGGTGCTGGAGAACATCGGCTTCGACGTGATGGTGGCGGGCTCGCTGGACGAGGGGCGCCGCTCCCTGCGCGAGCGCCGGCCGGACGTCATCCTGCTCGACGTGACGCTGCCGGATGGCGACGGCTTCCTCTTCCTGGAGGAGATCAAGGCCGAGCGCGCCAGCGGCCACATCTCCGTCATCTTCATCTCCGCTCGCGCCGAGACGTCCTCGAAGGTGCGCGCCCTCAAGCTGGGGGGCGACGACTACCTCACGAAGCCCTTCGACGCGCTGGAGCTGGGCGCGCGGGTGGAGAGCGTGCTGCGGCGCAAGGAGCAGGAGCTGTCGGCGTCGCCCACGACGCAGCTGCCGGGCTCCACCGCCATCGAGCGCGAGGTGCAGCGGCGGCTGGTGGCGCGGCGGCCCTTCGCCTTCTGCTACCTGGACCTCGACAACCTCAAGGCCTACAACGACTACTACGGCTTCGCGAAGGCGGACGGCGTCGTGCGTCAGACGGGTGACCTGATGCGTGAAATCTTCGCGCAGGAAGGGGTGCCCGGAGACTTCCTGGGCCACGTGGCCGGGGACGACTTCGTCTTCATCGCCGCGCCGGAGTCGGTGGACCGCGTCTGCCAGACGGCCATCGAGACCTTCGACCGCATCATCCCGCTGTACTACGACCGGCAGGACCGGGAGCGGGGCCACATCGAGGCCGAGGACCGCTTCGGGGAGCGCCGCCGCTTCCCCATCATGAGCGTGTCCATCGTCGCGGTGATGACCGACGGCACCCAGGACCACGCGGAGCTGGCACGTCGTGCGGCGGACATGAAGAAGCGGGCCAAGGCGATTCAGGGCTCCGTCTACCTGCGCAGCGACCGGGAGCAGGTGGTACGCTCCGTCGCCGGGTGA
- the lexA gene encoding transcriptional repressor LexA, translating into MEELTDRQREILSFIVKETETRGFPPTIREIGEHMDIRSTNGVNDHLKALERKGYLNRGEQQSRSLVPTKRARLLLGLGAKRDAGMIEVPLLGKVAAGAPLLAQENMEDSVKIDSFLLGGVNGREVFALRVKGQSMIDDGIHDGDYLFVKKTPAAQPGDIVVALIEDEATVKRYYPEGDRIRFQPANATMQPIYVSRTEFRSTMILGLVVGVYRKMQGGRA; encoded by the coding sequence ATGGAAGAGCTGACGGACCGCCAGCGCGAGATTCTCAGCTTCATCGTCAAGGAGACCGAGACGCGCGGTTTCCCGCCGACGATTCGGGAGATTGGCGAGCACATGGACATCCGCTCCACCAACGGGGTGAACGACCACCTCAAGGCGCTGGAGCGAAAGGGCTACCTGAACCGCGGCGAGCAGCAGAGCCGCTCGCTGGTGCCCACCAAGCGAGCCCGGCTGCTGCTGGGGCTGGGGGCCAAGCGGGATGCGGGGATGATCGAGGTCCCCCTGCTGGGCAAGGTGGCGGCCGGTGCGCCCCTGCTCGCCCAGGAGAACATGGAGGACTCGGTCAAGATCGACAGCTTCCTCCTGGGAGGCGTCAACGGCCGGGAGGTCTTCGCCCTGCGGGTGAAGGGCCAGTCGATGATCGACGACGGCATCCACGACGGCGACTACCTCTTCGTGAAGAAGACGCCGGCGGCCCAGCCGGGCGACATCGTGGTGGCGCTCATCGAGGACGAGGCCACGGTGAAGCGCTACTACCCCGAAGGCGACCGCATCCGCTTCCAGCCGGCGAACGCCACCATGCAGCCCATCTACGTGAGCCGGACGGAGTTCCGCTCGACGATGATCCTGGGCCTCGTGGTGGGCGTGTACCGCAAGATGCAGGGCGGGCGCGCGTAG
- a CDS encoding tetratricopeptide repeat protein, with translation MNSRLRALPLIALLASAACDDRPKVTPKDHAEGLYVKGTAEYLQGHFEAALASYEQMHALAPNDPRLPAARGEVYISLGKLNEAATEFEAALKLEPKRSTNWSRLGFVQAQLGKTDEALGSLRKAVALYPNDFNALEQLAEIHLKKGEQDEAVRHFTLAAAAASGESKSELLLRAFEVLGKQGRHAELLALAQKSVNEGVRSSGVYTTLGDSLVRAGKLREAAAAYQEAAGLSPRDPTLWELVGTIHLQLDKPGDAIAAYKESLRVKDRAIVHVALARIQLAMKSQEGAEQELAAALESVQGNDVRELRELADLLVTMGRKPDALRILANLSAEHDLLKDADLQLATARLAHELKDVALRTAACARAAAADPRVKKCP, from the coding sequence ATGAACTCGCGCCTGCGCGCCTTGCCGCTGATTGCCCTGCTCGCCTCCGCCGCGTGTGACGACCGTCCCAAGGTGACGCCGAAGGACCACGCCGAGGGGCTCTACGTCAAAGGCACCGCCGAGTACCTCCAGGGCCACTTCGAGGCCGCGCTCGCCTCGTACGAGCAGATGCACGCGCTGGCCCCCAACGACCCGCGCCTGCCCGCCGCCCGAGGCGAGGTCTACATCTCCCTGGGCAAGCTCAACGAGGCCGCCACCGAGTTCGAGGCCGCCCTCAAGCTGGAGCCCAAGCGCTCCACCAACTGGAGCCGCCTGGGCTTCGTCCAGGCCCAGCTCGGCAAGACGGACGAGGCCCTGGGCTCGCTGCGCAAGGCGGTGGCCCTGTATCCCAACGACTTCAACGCGCTGGAGCAGCTGGCGGAGATCCACCTCAAGAAGGGCGAGCAGGACGAGGCCGTCCGCCACTTCACCCTGGCCGCCGCGGCCGCCTCGGGGGAGTCGAAGTCGGAGCTCCTCCTGCGCGCGTTCGAGGTGCTGGGCAAGCAGGGCCGCCACGCGGAGTTGCTCGCGCTCGCGCAGAAGTCCGTGAACGAGGGCGTGCGCTCCTCGGGGGTGTACACCACGCTGGGGGATTCGCTGGTGCGCGCGGGCAAGCTGCGCGAGGCCGCCGCCGCGTATCAGGAGGCCGCGGGCCTGTCGCCCAGAGACCCCACGCTCTGGGAGCTGGTGGGCACCATCCACCTGCAGCTGGACAAGCCCGGGGATGCCATCGCCGCGTACAAGGAGTCCCTGCGCGTGAAGGACCGCGCCATCGTCCACGTGGCGCTGGCCCGCATCCAGCTCGCGATGAAGAGCCAGGAGGGCGCGGAGCAGGAGCTCGCCGCGGCGCTGGAGTCCGTGCAGGGCAACGACGTGCGGGAGCTGAGGGAGCTGGCCGACCTGCTCGTCACCATGGGGCGCAAGCCGGACGCGCTGCGCATCCTGGCCAACCTGAGCGCCGAGCACGACTTGCTGAAGGACGCCGACCTTCAGCTCGCCACGGCGAGGCTCGCCCACGAGCTGAAGGATGTGGCCCTGCGGACCGCCGCCTGTGCCCGCGCGGCCGCCGCGGACCCCCGCGTGAAGAAGTGCCCCTGA
- a CDS encoding M23 family metallopeptidase gives MSPGTFSRASRSLQVLLLSALFAGCAATRASAPEPELTLEPTRSSAAPRATEVSSRGDEAPASAPSGTFPFALRSAHAEPELVAVRHRVAPGETVYRIARTYGLTVEELKDANGIKDVRTLSVGQELTIPGVERSVPVEAPEALAAEADPEPVRTSRDAPPRRGGPVVARREEPARRPSSRPGAARPRLATQGMIDWPLKGVLYGRFGKKGREPHDGIDLAAPSGTPVKTAQEGTVLYAGEQRGYGNIVIVEHSNRLITLYAHNRDLRVRTGQKVRREQVIATVGESGKTSGPHLHFEVRLDGKPVDPLDYLGPMPSS, from the coding sequence TTGAGCCCGGGGACCTTCAGCCGAGCGAGCCGCTCGCTCCAGGTGCTGCTCCTGTCCGCGCTGTTCGCGGGCTGCGCGGCCACCCGAGCATCCGCTCCTGAACCCGAGCTCACCCTGGAGCCCACCCGCTCGTCCGCGGCTCCCCGCGCGACGGAAGTCTCCTCGCGCGGTGACGAGGCTCCCGCCTCCGCGCCCTCGGGCACCTTTCCCTTCGCGCTGAGGTCCGCGCACGCGGAGCCGGAGCTGGTGGCGGTGCGTCACCGCGTCGCCCCGGGCGAGACGGTGTATCGCATCGCTCGCACCTACGGCCTCACGGTGGAGGAGCTCAAGGACGCCAACGGCATCAAGGACGTGAGGACCTTGTCCGTGGGGCAGGAGCTGACGATTCCCGGCGTGGAGCGCAGCGTGCCCGTGGAGGCCCCGGAGGCCCTGGCCGCCGAGGCGGACCCCGAGCCCGTGCGCACGTCCCGGGACGCTCCGCCGCGCCGAGGTGGCCCGGTGGTGGCGCGGCGGGAGGAGCCTGCGCGCAGGCCGTCGTCGCGCCCCGGCGCCGCGAGGCCCCGGCTGGCCACCCAGGGGATGATTGACTGGCCCCTCAAGGGCGTCCTCTACGGCCGCTTCGGGAAGAAGGGCCGCGAGCCGCATGACGGCATCGACCTGGCCGCCCCCTCCGGCACCCCCGTGAAGACGGCCCAGGAGGGCACGGTGCTCTACGCCGGCGAGCAGCGCGGCTACGGCAACATCGTCATCGTCGAGCACTCCAACCGGCTCATCACGCTCTACGCCCACAACCGGGACCTGCGCGTGCGCACCGGGCAGAAGGTACGCAGGGAGCAGGTCATCGCCACCGTGGGTGAGTCTGGCAAGACGTCCGGTCCCCACCTGCATTTCGAGGTGCGCCTGGATGGCAAGCCCGTGGATCCCCTCGACTATCTGGGGCCGATGCCGTCCTCGTAA
- the surE gene encoding 5'/3'-nucleotidase SurE gives MPKPRILVSNDDGYFSEGLQALVEAVSPLGEVWVVAPDREQSAASHAISLHRPLRIKEVRERWFAVDGTPTDCAYLAIVHLLKDARPTLMVSGINHGSNLAEDVTYSGTVAAAMEGALLGIPAIAFSLVARGTFDFAPAARFARSIVTTALERPLPKRMLLNVNIPGGVEPEGYSVTRLGRHSYGYNVVEKEDPRGRKYYWIGGSEYQHEDIPGSDCNAVHMGRRVSVTPLHLDLTDHGRLEDLGSWNLPGYARHEPDGA, from the coding sequence ATGCCGAAACCGCGCATCCTCGTGTCCAACGACGACGGCTATTTCTCCGAAGGACTTCAGGCACTGGTGGAGGCGGTGAGTCCCCTGGGAGAGGTCTGGGTGGTGGCGCCGGACCGCGAGCAGAGCGCCGCGTCCCACGCCATCTCCCTGCACCGGCCCCTGCGCATCAAGGAGGTCCGGGAGCGCTGGTTCGCCGTGGATGGCACGCCGACCGACTGCGCTTATCTGGCCATCGTCCATCTCCTGAAGGATGCTCGCCCCACGCTCATGGTGTCCGGCATCAACCACGGTTCGAATCTGGCGGAGGACGTCACCTACTCGGGGACGGTGGCGGCGGCGATGGAGGGGGCCCTGCTGGGGATTCCCGCCATCGCCTTCAGCCTCGTGGCGCGGGGGACGTTCGATTTCGCGCCCGCCGCCCGGTTCGCCCGCTCCATCGTGACGACGGCGCTCGAGCGCCCGCTGCCCAAGCGGATGTTGCTCAACGTGAACATCCCCGGCGGCGTGGAGCCGGAGGGCTACAGCGTCACCCGCCTGGGCCGCCACTCGTACGGGTACAACGTGGTGGAGAAGGAGGACCCGCGCGGCCGGAAGTACTACTGGATTGGCGGCAGCGAGTATCAGCACGAGGACATTCCAGGCAGCGACTGCAACGCCGTGCACATGGGCCGGCGGGTGTCGGTGACGCCGCTCCACCTGGACCTCACGGACCATGGCCGACTCGAGGACCTGGGGAGCTGGAATCTCCCGGGCTATGCTCGACACGAGCCGGATGGTGCCTAG
- a CDS encoding ADP-ribosylglycohydrolase family protein — translation MPPPRRRNAPQGPDPLLAQRRRGALLGLAVGNALSVPTAHRPLLSAPFPTMADGPYSRMTGGGPRELRKGQVTEEVQLACCLGHSLRDLKRYDATDVLRRYRAWQPHAFEVSEALKEVLDECNSGLPPLGAARRVWLRGHRKVAGAGSLARIAPLGVYLSNDPKARTTATLEDSALTNFDPRSQLACAAFTAAIAKAVTSGADLKPDELLTAAESGLLVAGAALGRSAPDYVQEVSTASALLREDLARARDDDPRLYGPELHLHRTQHAIHVAFRLAFWELLHAPTAEAALVDVVHRGGDTEVHAAVTGALVGAFHGEEALPAEWRKHVLEALATTKGPLWDVYHPRHLLSLVDT, via the coding sequence ATGCCGCCGCCCCGTCGACGCAATGCCCCTCAAGGGCCCGACCCCCTCCTCGCCCAGCGACGCCGGGGCGCCCTGCTTGGACTCGCCGTGGGCAATGCGCTCTCGGTGCCCACCGCGCACCGTCCGTTGCTGTCCGCCCCCTTCCCCACGATGGCGGATGGCCCGTACTCGCGCATGACGGGCGGCGGGCCGCGTGAGCTGCGCAAGGGACAGGTGACGGAGGAGGTGCAGCTCGCCTGCTGCCTGGGCCACAGTCTGCGAGACCTCAAGCGCTACGACGCCACGGATGTCCTGCGCCGCTACCGCGCCTGGCAGCCCCACGCCTTCGAGGTCAGCGAGGCCCTGAAGGAAGTCCTGGACGAGTGCAACTCCGGTCTGCCTCCGCTGGGTGCGGCCCGGCGCGTCTGGCTTCGGGGACACCGGAAGGTGGCGGGCGCGGGCAGCCTGGCGCGCATCGCCCCGCTGGGCGTGTATCTGTCGAACGACCCCAAGGCGCGCACCACCGCCACGCTGGAAGACTCCGCGCTCACGAACTTCGACCCGCGCAGCCAGCTGGCGTGCGCCGCCTTCACCGCGGCCATCGCCAAGGCGGTGACGAGCGGCGCCGACCTCAAGCCCGACGAGCTCCTCACCGCCGCCGAGTCAGGCCTGCTGGTCGCCGGCGCGGCGCTCGGACGCTCCGCGCCCGACTACGTCCAGGAGGTCTCCACCGCTTCCGCGCTGCTGCGCGAGGACCTGGCCCGCGCGCGCGACGACGACCCGCGCCTGTACGGGCCGGAGCTGCACCTGCACCGCACGCAGCACGCCATCCATGTCGCCTTCCGGCTGGCCTTCTGGGAGCTGCTCCACGCGCCCACCGCGGAGGCGGCCCTCGTCGACGTCGTCCACCGGGGCGGCGACACGGAGGTCCACGCGGCGGTGACGGGGGCGCTGGTGGGGGCCTTCCACGGCGAGGAGGCCCTTCCCGCGGAGTGGCGCAAGCACGTGCTGGAGGCCCTGGCCACGACGAAGGGGCCGCTCTGGGACGTCTACCATCCCCGCCACCTGCTGAGCCTCGTCGACACCTGA